In Pseudopipra pipra isolate bDixPip1 chromosome 5, bDixPip1.hap1, whole genome shotgun sequence, the following proteins share a genomic window:
- the RPS16 gene encoding small ribosomal subunit protein uS9 gives MPAKGPLQSVQVFGRKKTATAVAHCKRGNGLIKVNGRPLEMIEPRTLQYKLLEPVLLLGKERFAGVDIRVRVKGGGHVAQIYAIRQAISKALVAYYQKYVDEASKKEIKDILIQYDRTLLVADPRRCESKKFGGPGARARYQKSYR, from the exons ATGCCAGCCAAGGGTCCCCTGCAGAGCGTCCAGGTCTTCGGGCGGAAG AAAACCGCTACAGCTGTTGCCCACTGCAagagagggaatggcctcaTTAAAGTGAATGGAAGACCTCTGGAAATGATTGAGCCCAGAACTCTGCAGTATAAA CTGCTTGAACCCGTCCTCCTcctggggaaggaaaggtttGCTGGTGTTGACATCAGAGTCCGTGTGAAGGGTGGTGGCCATGTAGCACAAATCTATG CTATCCGTCAAGCTATTTCCAAAGCTTTGGTGGCTTACTATCAGAAAT atgttGATGAAGCTTCCAAGAAAGAGATCAAGGATATTCTAATCCAGTATGATAGGACTCTACTGGTTGCAGATCCTCGCCGTTGTGAATCCAAGAAATTTGGAGGACCTGGTGCTCGTGCACGCTACCAGAAGTCTTACCGTTAA